The genomic DNA AGCAGAAGAGTTTGTGAATCTTCCTGTGAGATATGACACCGAAGCATTTGACTTCTTGAAGACTTAGTAATTTTTGTTATTAGTGAGCTCTCTTCAATCCCATGTAGTTTGGTATCTAGTATTGCATATGAGTTCTACAGAGTGTATATCAAGCTTGCTGGTTTTCCTATCCAGAAGAATAGAACAAGGAAGAATATGCAAATAATTCTTTTGATCATATGAAGGGCGTGTACCATTGTTGAATTCAATAATTCAAATACTGAACTATTAGATTTATGAATTACTGAGTTGATATATACTTAAGCATTAGTGGATCTGCATAAAAAATGCTGAGTAACTACTGGTACACCTTtgttgaatgaaaaaaaaaatgtactaTGAAAAATATGCAACTACTGCTAGGGTATTGAGGGATTACTGATACTTGTAATTATTACTGGATTACTAGATACATACCACAAGCGAGGGTGGTAGGATGACCCCATATCCAGACGAATTGGTGTGTAGTTCTTTCTCATCAAGCatcaataataaaaaaatactagGCTATTTATACAAACCTAAAAGTTACTGAATTCAAGATATACATAGGTAATGAATATCAGATCTCCATAATACTGAATTCAAGACGTACATAGAAATTGCTGGATGTACTACTGAATTACTGGGTTACTGCTTTACTGAATTACTCAGTTTAGATCATCAAAGCTCGGTAATAAGAAAATGTGAAAATCAACTAGATGCATGCAAAAATATTGAATACCAGATATCTGTATTGCTGAATCCAAAATATACATATGTATACATAGGTACTACTTGGTGTATTACTAAATCTACATATGCATAGGTATTACTGGataactgaaactctgaattaCTAAATCAAGCATCAAATATTTAGTAATGATTGAAAATTATATTACTACTGACATTGATTAACATAGTATTGAACCTAAACTAATAAACAACAAAAAAGAACAATTGTGCTGGAAATATCAAATTACTGAACTACTAGACTAACTACTTGATTTAGATTATCAATGTTCAGTAAATGGAAAAAATACTAAAGCTAACAAACTACATAtggatcataaaggaatgaAAAATACTGAATGCATGTGCTGCTAGCTACTACTGACTAACGACCGAGTCTAAGTAAGAAAAACCATTATAGGAACTAACAAAATTACTGAGACTTAAAACATAGCAAGTGGACTAACTACTACTCAGTTCATGATCAGTAATGTCCAAAATAAAAAAGTGATGCTAGCAATATTACTGACCCTAAGAAAATAAGAGATACTAAACTACTGACCTAACAAAAATAATAGACTAGGTCATAAATTTAGAGCAACAACGTTCAGTAAAAATGACCAAGACTTAAATGCTAGCCTACTAGACTAactactcggttcaaatcatcaGCACTCAGTAATCTAAAAAATACTAAATCTAATAAAGTCTAACGAATTACTTTATTGGTGCTGAAATCCTAACAAAAACATTCAGTAAATACCGACAAAAAAGATGAAATAATAGATCACGAGCTAATAGAAATCTGAATAAAGCACATCAGGATGATTCATCTAATCAGATAAGCTGATTACTGCTAGGTTTGCATGTATGCCGACCAATTCCAGATCGGGGATTggagaaatttttttaaaaagcaTACTACGTGTGATGCTCACCATGCGGTGAGTATATGGGAACGGAGGGGATTGGAGGGACCTACGCGATGCCCAACGGGGCACGCTCAGCTCGAGGCCACCACGACCGCTCGAAATCATCAGTTCGCCACCGCTCTCAACCTCGGGCACAAcgtttcgccgccgccgccggggccgggcgtggtggtggtgaagAACCGCACATGCCCCATCCCGCGTCCAAGCCGCGGGCATGCGGCCTCTCCACGGAGTCCTCCCAGAGCATGTGCGCAGCCTCCCAGAGCAAGCACAGCGCGAGCACCCGGCCGGGTGTGGGTGGGACTGCCCGTGACGCACCCTGCAGCCCTCACACCCCGGTCGCTCGAGGATGCCGCCGGGCCTCCTCCGCGCCATGCCGCTCGACGCAGCCTCAACCTCCGCGCCCCTCTGCTCGACGTCGCCGCAGCTTCCGCGCAGCTGAAGCCTCCGTGCCCCATTGCTCGatgccgccgcagcctccgcgCCTCGCGGGTCGATGCCGCCGCAGCTTCCACGCCATGCCACTCGACGCCAATGCAGCTGCCACGCCGTGCTccttgccgccgtcgccgcctccgcaCTGTGCTTCCGCCGCTCTGGCCCGCCGCGCTCCATCACGCTCACGGCCGCCGATGTGATTTGAATCGGGATCGGGTGAGTTTGGGGAGGGATCGAGGGGAGTAATTGGAGTGGGGTGGGTCAAGCTAGGCCGAGCCGGTCTGGCGCGGGGAAGGTGGGCTGGCTGGTTCGTTGGGTATTGAGCTGGTGGGTGTAGAttagtgtgtgtgtatatatagacacacacacgaAGTTAATCGAGCTCTCAGTCCTTAGCAGGTCTCTCGTGCTCGGGTCAGCCCACATGTCTGGTCGGACCGAGGCTTATTCGTGTCGAGTCGGGCTGGCTCAGGTGCTGAGATGTCGGCCTAGGCACACAACACGAGGACCACGCCGTGTTGGCCGAAGCCGGATTAACTTCGTGCCACGCTAGACCCGTGCCGGGCTAAAAAGCCGACCGTGGGTCGGCCTACGGAACCTGGAGCCGGATGGCCAACGGAACTTTACTATATGTCCGTGGTCACGTCAGTCACCCCTGGTAATtctggaggaaaaaaaaaatcagtcacCCCTGGTCCGCAGTAAGAAGACGCTTAGCTCCTGAGGCGGGTTGCCGGCCCCCGTGCCGGGGCTGATGAGGTGGTAGGATACGGCATCCCTTGAGCCCACGACCCTCTCGTACGTCGCCCGCATGtacagcacctccccgctgccaccgccgccgccctgcaggTCCCCATCGTCGGGTCGTTCCTCAAGCGCCGTCCGTGGGCGGCGGGAGCACGCCGACTCCGGTTGTCATCGTCCGCATGCTCTCCAGCACGCGCCGATCCCAGTCCGTCGGACGCCGTCGCTCGGCGTACCCCACGTCGCACCCGTTGCAGGACGCCTTCCACACATTCCTGCTCGTGCttccgccggcgccgtcgacgtGAGgtatgccgccgccggcgccgctggggCGGTGGCACTCGAGCGCGATGCGGAGGAGGCCCGAGCCCATCTCGGCGGCGAGGGACTGCATCGGGACGGAGAGCTCGAAGAGGAACGGGGGCGGCACGGCCGGGTCGCGCTGCACGCAGAAGGTGAcgcggccggagcggcggccgAAGATGGTGCCGACAATCACGGTGCAGTGCCGGCCGTCCTTCCTGGTGATGATTGAGGCGGCTGGGTCGATGATGCTCTCTGAATTATTTtgctcctccggctgctgctgctgctgctggcgctgGGTCTTGCCGCCGGCGAGACTGTCCGGGAAGGAGAAGCTCAGCCGGTTTCTGCCGGCGTCATTCGACGGTTGCTTACCGGAGGAAAGGCAGGAGTTAAAGATGGGTGCGATGCACAGGTAGTTGGATGCCCccgacttcttcttcttcatgatgaactgCTGATGAATTCCTGCGCTACCAACTATGGTGCCTTGTCTTTGGCAGATGGCAAGCAAAATGTTGTTATGTATAGGCAGGCGCGAAGAGTCTCGTAGCGCTGTTGAGGACCGACGAACATAGGAGCAGCTGTTTCTCATGCGTCGTCACATGAAACAAGACAAAATGTTGAGTTATTTTCTCAGTGTATTCTCGTGTAGATGCCAAATTTACCGATCAGCTTTGTTCTTTGGATAAAACGGTAGCTGTGCTTCCGATGCGTCTTGTTCGTCGTATTTACCACACAAACGGCACTTGCATAATTACTGTAAATAAAGGGCGGCGCTACCTAGTCGACTGAAAATGAGAATGCTTACCATCCATACTCCTTATGCTTGAAGAAGCAATCAAGCTATTACCAACCGAACATATCAgaaaaatcttcaaattaaacaCATTGTTTCAGTAGTTCAGATATAGCAACCACTACCGGAAACTatgagtttgccgtgtgccaaaacgTTTGCCGCGGGCGAAcaatcgggcacacggcaaatgcacCGTTTGCTATGGGCCAGATGACCTGACCCACGGCAAAGAGAATGCACACGGTAAACTTAACACCTTTACCGTGTGCCTAACTTATGATACACGGCAAAGACGGCGTCCAGTGATGCCATTTGCTCCGTCgtcacctttgccgtgtgcctgaatAAAGCACAAGGCAAATATTTTAGTTGCCATACATTTTATTttgtgcacacggcaaagatgttCCAAAACAATTGAATTTTGACTCCGCAAATTTTTTGGTATAAGAATACAGTACATTTTGCTCCATGCTAAACTTTGGTAATTTTCTCGatatatttgctatatttagacATTTAATGTCAGTAATCGAATTTCTGATGATTGTACTGGAAGTGTTTTGATTAGTAGAGTATAATGTATATAAAATTGACAGACATAATAGCGAGTCCAATGTAAGCATGTGTGCCTGAAACAGAAGTAAATTTTGAAGATCTTGGTAACAAACCATGATCCAGAACGTTCCCCAAATCATTTTAAAATTCTAATAAAAACAAACAAATtccaaaaatcatgaaatttgtcGTGCTGTCATTATTTCATGTGTGGATactatgaaaaaaaattggaatgtTTCGCACAAATTTGCCCTTACAGTAGTTATAAATCGAAACATCTGTAGAGAAGATCTGTAGAGTTGAGAAGGAGTCGTATAGGTTTCTACTAAATGTTACGAACGAATTGACGGTTGACtttaaaattttttgtatttgCAAAACACAACTTAGGTTGTTTCATGCCATAATTCGATTAAATTTTGGATCAGTTTgctaattataattttttttgcaagtaATCAATATCACATGATATGTTGAACTTTTTTATATGATCTCATATGCAAAAAAAAGTTTATACCAAAGTCGTACAACACAATTaaatctaaaactttgtagttgtcAACTTTTGTATTTGAGattgtttaatattttaaaatatatacCAATGTTGTACAACAcaacaaaatataaatttttgtagttgaaaacttttttatttgagattgtttagtacttcaaaagtAAATTTTAAGCAATCTgatttcaaaattaaaaattttaaatGGTCTCGGATGTAATTAATTTCTATACCGAAGTTGTAGAGATCGTTGAGATCGAAAACTTTCTAGTTGAGCACTTTTTATTTGAGCTTATTTATCTATCCAAAAATACAGTATATGGCCATCCAAAAATACAGTATAAGGCCATCAAAAAAACACAACCCGCCACATCAGCAATCTAGGACTTTAAAATGAAGCCTTCCTATTGGCTGAATTCCTTCCCCACGGATCCATCCCCACCAtcgccttcttcttccctctgtCTCGCgcctctctcctcctctctcttcagggcggcggcgtaggcggcgtcgggtgcggctgtccggcagcggcggcggcgcggcctcgcgCTCGGCCCCGGTGCCCtcgggcggcggcaggcggctcCGAcggctagggcggcggcggcgcggcctcgcgCGGCGGCCCCCACGGCCTCGGGCTGCTGCTACCACGGGCGGCAGCGATCACGGGCGCGGCCACGAGTGGCGGCCCGGCCACGGCCGGCGGAGGCCTgcgggcgccgcccctcccctcctctcctggccggcggcgtgctggtggtgacggcggccggcggcggtggttttttttttccgaaaaatgtttgccgagtgttgttCTGACACATGACAAAGTCACGGTAATGAGGCACTTTGCCGATGCTTGGTTGCCGTggggtctttgccgtgtgttacacaCGGCAAAAGCTTTGCCGTATGCAAACCGGCCTTAGGCTCTGTGTCCTGTAGTGAACAGTAACCATTTCAGCAACCAATGCGAGTATATAAATTATGAAAAGAGACACAAAACTTTTTCAGAATTATATAAATAATTATATAAATCTTTTTCTGATTGTCTTTCTTTTACAACCCGCCAACTGCGAGCCTTGTTTGGTTATCTCTTTCTCCTGGCGCGCATAtttttcgagaagagaatcttgcatgcatggtggtctaaataaagtatatttgcaaaacttttttaagaatgggtgtaacttttcgcgacgaatctaatgacggtaattaatcgatgattgcctacagtgatgttacagtaaccgtcctctaatcgcgcggtcaaaggcatcattagattcttcagggttcctagcgcggGAGTTCtgaaattggttttgtaaactggctttgtttgaaaccgtaattagcggtcaaaatgttACTATTCCATAGCAAGaaacaaaccaaacaaggccgtTCCTCTACCAGGCATGGTGTGAGATCATACATATATTTTGTGGGCAaatttatcatttttttttgctttatggGTGTAGCCCTGCTAATGGTTTGGGTTCAAATAGGTTGTATGGATTGGGTTTTGAAGTGGAATGGATATGGGGGGTTAAAATGGGCTGTACCAGATAGTAGATAATAGGACGGAATACGGGTTAGGGTTGattggggtgggttgaaatggatactttATGTAAAACTATAACTATATAAAAATATCGGTCTCGCATTCAGAGTCGGACTCTAAAATTAAAAATCACACGTTTACACCACAAAATTGTattgaaattgactgaaatttgttgaagaCGACTCatactggcagctactctgtgcaaaacagcgtggctagaactacacgtgggccacgtcaagagccggataTTAGAATCGTTCACacttcacactataaaattttatcgaaattgactaaaATTTATTGGAGATTACTCAGCATGCATAGCAGCTACTCTGTAGAAAGCAGTATGGTTAGAACTGCACGTGGaccccacatcaagagccggaccctgaaaATAAAACATCGCGTTCGCACTATCAAATTTTATCAAACTtgattgaaatttgttggagattaCTCAGTATGATTAACAACTACtgtgtgcaaaacagtgtgactAGAACTACACTTGAGCCCCACGTCAAGAGTTGGACCCTAAAAATACCACCTCACATTCACAATATAAAATTTTGTCGAACTTAACTGAAGTTTGTTGGGAGATAACTCAGTATGACTGACAACTACTCTATGTAAAGCGGTACGCTAGACCTACACATGAGCCCCACGTAAAGAGCCGGACCTTAAAATAAAACATCGTattcacattataaaattttgtcgaaattgactgaatttttttggaaatcACTCAATCGCTCTGTtcgtttggcttgtcagccaactagCCAGCAGTATTGTTCTATCATACTAAATCAACACCAGctaccagctaccagccagtcagcagtactgttctctcataacaaatcagcaccagtcaccAGCCACAACCAAGCTAACACAGCAAATATGACTGGctgctactctgtgcaaaatagtgtggcaATACCTATACTATAAACTTATTTTGGGAAACAAGTTCTTAATGGGTTGTAACTATAGTTTGACTAATAGTTTATTGGGAAACGGGTTTGGAGTGGAGTGGGTAATATTAATTTTCCTCGTGACAATTGATTGGTGTGGGTATAGTTTGGTTTTCACCCCATTTGCAGGGCTAACGGGTGCAGATGATTTGAGTGAAGCGCGAGGGCTGTCTAAGGAGTGCATGGCTGAGTAAAATCAACTCAAGAATGTGGAATAATTAAGGGATGCAGATAAGTTTAATGAAGAGGCCGGGTCTGACTACAGAGTCCATGGTCTGACTGAATCAAGTCAAGAATGTGGAACAAGCGATCCCTACAGATAAGATAGCACAAATATTCTATCATTCTTGAAGGTGAGACAATTTTAGCTTACAACGTGTGTGTTTCCACTGTAAGTTGTTATAAAGAGATTGATATGGTCAAAATTAGGCAAGTTTGTAAGGATTTCTACAAAGGCCCCTAAATAAAAACGGAGGTAGTATTTCAGTTGAGGTTGAAGGGGCAGGGCAAATATGCCACTGTAC from Panicum virgatum strain AP13 chromosome 7N, P.virgatum_v5, whole genome shotgun sequence includes the following:
- the LOC120683739 gene encoding protein MIZU-KUSSEI 1-like, yielding MRNSCSYVRRSSTALRDSSRLPIHNNILLAICQRQGTIVGSAGIHQQFIMKKKKSGASNYLCIAPIFNSCLSSGKQPSNDAGRNRLSFSFPDSLAGGKTQRQQQQQQPEEQNNSESIIDPAASIITRKDGRHCTVIVGTIFGRRSGRVTFCVQRDPAVPPPFLFELSVPMQSLAAEMGSGLLRIALECHRPSGAGGGIPHVDGAGGSTSRNVWKASCNGCDVGYAERRRPTDWDRRVLESMRTMTTGVGERPDDGDLQGGGGGSGEVLYMRATYERVVGSRDAVSYHLISPGTGAGNPPQELSVFLLRTRGD